One Streptomyces sp. NBC_01217 genomic region harbors:
- a CDS encoding P1 family peptidase, which yields MPSGPLDALTDVAGLRVGHAQVAGAGALSGTTVVLAPEGGAIAAVDVRGGGPGTRETDALDPRNLVQRIDAVVLTGGSAYGLDAASGVMAWLEEQGRGVRVGPDPAQVVPVVPAACIFDLGRGGDWRARPDASTGRAAVEDAAGTEPGAPVAEGGVGAGTGAVAGQLKGGVGTASVRLASGITVGALVVVNAAGSVLDPRTGVLYGEYGAAEPPVHPAPEVHRAAQQRLAEARQESARPPLNTTLAVVATDAGLTRAQAQKLAGTAHDGLARAVRPVHLLTDGDTVFALATGDRPMDPQNPIALNDLLAAGADALTRAIVKAVRAAQSVDGGPGGGNYPSYSDLYGARPHLS from the coding sequence ATACCGTCCGGGCCGCTGGACGCGTTGACCGATGTCGCCGGGCTGCGGGTCGGTCACGCGCAGGTGGCGGGCGCGGGTGCGCTGAGCGGCACCACCGTCGTCCTCGCTCCCGAGGGTGGTGCCATCGCCGCCGTCGACGTACGCGGCGGCGGCCCCGGCACCCGCGAGACGGACGCGCTCGATCCGCGCAATCTGGTGCAGCGCATCGATGCCGTCGTCCTTACGGGCGGCAGCGCGTACGGACTTGACGCGGCGTCCGGTGTGATGGCCTGGCTGGAGGAGCAGGGGCGCGGGGTGCGGGTCGGCCCCGATCCGGCGCAGGTGGTGCCCGTGGTTCCGGCCGCATGCATCTTCGACCTGGGGCGGGGCGGTGACTGGCGGGCCCGTCCGGATGCCTCGACCGGTCGCGCGGCGGTGGAGGACGCGGCGGGTACGGAGCCGGGCGCCCCGGTCGCCGAGGGAGGCGTCGGCGCCGGTACGGGCGCGGTCGCCGGGCAGCTCAAGGGCGGGGTGGGCACGGCGAGCGTGCGGCTGGCGTCCGGGATCACGGTGGGCGCGCTCGTCGTGGTGAACGCGGCAGGTTCGGTCCTCGATCCGCGTACCGGAGTGCTGTACGGGGAGTACGGCGCCGCCGAACCGCCGGTGCACCCCGCGCCCGAGGTCCACCGCGCGGCGCAGCAGCGTCTGGCCGAGGCGCGTCAGGAGTCCGCACGGCCCCCGCTCAACACCACGCTCGCGGTCGTCGCCACGGACGCCGGCCTGACCCGCGCCCAGGCGCAGAAGCTCGCGGGTACGGCCCACGACGGACTGGCGCGCGCCGTCCGCCCCGTACATCTGCTGACCGACGGGGACACCGTTTTCGCGTTGGCCACCGGTGACCGGCCGATGGATCCGCAGAACCCGATCGCGCTCAACGATCTGCTGGCGGCCGGCGCGGACGCCCTGACCCGGGCCATCGTGAAGGCCGTCCGGGCAGCTCAGAGCGTCGACGGCGGACCGGGCGGCGGCAACTACCCCTCGTACAGCGATCTCTACGGCGCCCGCCCGCACCTCTCATGA